The following coding sequences lie in one Sporocytophaga myxococcoides DSM 11118 genomic window:
- a CDS encoding cellulase family glycosylhydrolase: MKKTLLVMHMLLLIAVLSRAQTPLSMNGRLGVTDGKLVNECGTAIQLRGLSTHGVMFHQECYTESSVKAIAQDWKADLLRLAIYTENSDGATKGFAQSTNKDFYYQWIDNMVSLTEKYGIYVIIDWHILKDGNPQNYQAQAKAFFTLMSSKYKDKKHVIYEICNEPNSGTSWGTIKSYAEDIIPAIRNNDPNAVILVGTPEWSSRIDQARSNPLTGNNAKNVMYTLHFYAGSGAHDQYKNYLRDAVSAKFPVFVSEWGTTEASGAGNINAGNSKDWLSLLEQNKISWANWQFSDKAESSSLLKEGSCLTESWINFRTDNSGNSGKLIYDELRKTKNYTACGSVTIPVTPKPPVCPNATGSNLNIYGCPVTNTFNTNYCQGYNTKQAYVKTDFSKDSVPYFTYWKKPSEGSTVYSAVIKNEKLEITSVNADPNYSTFGFDFGKLNATTHIPIDLRANAVLKFDVSFQKTNYSANDIALYIELVDANEKSINATALGSYNRFILPVNGTTKTIVADFTNGVKRTPPLTPGTNSNPQEDTYDRTTFDFSKVTKITIWVNPNVSGVYSRPPFTGTWTIDNFSLGYDETKAVNCEEYVDVDLCPNDPNKTKPGKCGCGVPETGCDCNGVTGGTAFIDLCGKCVGGNTGQEECDGNSFSGTPYPIPGTIEAENFDKGGQGVAYNDLTTANEAGATYRPGEAVDIELAGGSTNNWNIGYTATGEWLNYTVDVKYPGTYHVSFKVASERTTGKWHLELNGAKIPNSDFTLATATGGWQTYSTLKTTQPISLNQGKQVLRLVIDGADANIDNMKFEAVDVVITSNPVKTERKVTVYPMPANGIINISQETMSYNKVLMMDMAGNVVKTKSLSALTEELTLQNVSRGVYMLELTGANGIEHVRVVVE; the protein is encoded by the coding sequence ATGAAAAAAACTCTACTCGTAATGCACATGCTTCTTTTAATAGCTGTGCTTTCCAGAGCCCAGACACCACTTTCTATGAATGGGAGGTTAGGTGTTACTGATGGTAAACTGGTCAATGAATGTGGAACAGCGATACAGCTTCGTGGTCTAAGCACTCATGGAGTGATGTTTCACCAGGAATGTTATACTGAATCTTCAGTCAAAGCAATTGCTCAGGATTGGAAGGCTGACCTGTTGAGGCTTGCTATTTACACTGAAAATAGTGATGGGGCAACCAAAGGTTTTGCCCAATCAACCAATAAAGATTTTTATTACCAGTGGATAGATAATATGGTAAGCCTTACTGAAAAATATGGAATTTACGTAATTATTGACTGGCATATTCTTAAGGACGGAAATCCCCAAAATTATCAAGCACAGGCAAAGGCATTTTTCACTTTGATGTCCAGCAAATATAAAGACAAAAAACATGTCATATATGAAATCTGCAATGAACCGAATAGCGGAACCTCATGGGGAACGATTAAAAGTTATGCTGAGGACATTATTCCTGCAATAAGAAACAATGACCCAAATGCTGTAATCCTTGTCGGAACTCCTGAATGGAGCAGCAGAATCGATCAGGCAAGAAGTAATCCTTTGACTGGAAATAATGCAAAGAACGTAATGTATACGCTTCACTTTTATGCAGGAAGCGGTGCTCATGATCAGTATAAAAACTATTTGAGAGATGCAGTTTCAGCTAAGTTTCCTGTCTTTGTTTCAGAGTGGGGAACAACCGAAGCAAGTGGAGCTGGTAATATAAATGCAGGAAATTCCAAAGACTGGCTATCCTTGTTAGAACAAAATAAAATAAGCTGGGCAAACTGGCAGTTTTCCGACAAAGCCGAATCATCTTCATTGTTAAAAGAGGGTTCGTGTCTTACTGAATCATGGATTAACTTCAGAACAGATAACTCAGGTAATTCAGGAAAACTTATCTATGATGAGCTAAGAAAAACAAAAAACTATACAGCTTGCGGTTCTGTAACTATACCTGTTACTCCTAAACCTCCTGTATGTCCTAATGCCACAGGATCTAATTTAAACATTTATGGCTGCCCTGTTACCAATACCTTCAACACCAACTATTGTCAGGGATATAATACCAAACAAGCTTATGTAAAAACAGATTTCTCAAAAGATTCTGTACCATATTTTACTTATTGGAAAAAGCCATCAGAAGGAAGTACTGTTTATTCAGCAGTTATTAAGAACGAAAAACTTGAAATAACATCTGTAAATGCTGACCCAAACTATTCTACATTCGGATTTGACTTTGGAAAATTAAATGCTACAACCCATATTCCGATTGACTTACGTGCCAATGCAGTACTTAAGTTTGATGTAAGCTTTCAGAAAACAAATTATTCGGCTAATGATATCGCACTGTATATCGAACTTGTTGATGCCAATGAAAAGAGTATCAATGCTACGGCTTTAGGATCTTATAATCGTTTCATCCTACCGGTAAATGGAACAACAAAAACTATTGTTGCTGACTTTACCAATGGAGTTAAAAGAACTCCTCCGCTAACACCTGGAACGAATAGCAATCCGCAGGAAGATACTTACGACAGAACTACATTTGATTTCTCTAAAGTTACCAAAATCACTATTTGGGTAAACCCGAATGTAAGCGGAGTATATTCAAGACCTCCTTTTACTGGAACATGGACTATTGACAACTTCAGCCTTGGATATGATGAGACTAAAGCTGTTAACTGCGAAGAATATGTTGATGTTGATCTTTGTCCTAATGACCCTAACAAAACGAAGCCAGGAAAATGTGGGTGCGGGGTGCCTGAAACTGGCTGTGATTGTAATGGTGTAACCGGAGGTACTGCTTTTATAGACCTATGTGGTAAATGCGTTGGCGGAAATACAGGCCAAGAAGAGTGTGATGGAAATTCTTTTTCAGGAACTCCATATCCTATTCCAGGAACTATTGAAGCTGAAAACTTTGACAAAGGCGGACAAGGAGTTGCATATAATGATCTAACCACCGCTAATGAGGCGGGGGCCACTTACAGACCTGGTGAAGCTGTAGACATTGAACTTGCCGGAGGTTCTACTAACAACTGGAATATAGGCTATACAGCTACAGGTGAATGGTTAAATTATACAGTAGATGTAAAATATCCAGGAACATATCATGTAAGCTTCAAAGTAGCATCTGAACGTACCACAGGAAAATGGCATCTGGAATTGAATGGAGCAAAAATTCCAAACTCCGATTTCACACTAGCGACAGCAACTGGAGGCTGGCAAACATATTCTACCTTAAAAACAACTCAGCCTATCAGTCTGAATCAGGGAAAACAAGTACTAAGACTTGTAATTGACGGAGCAGATGCAAATATTGATAATATGAAGTTTGAAGCTGTAGATGTTGTTATTACTTCTAATCCGGTAAAAACTGAGCGCAAAGTAACAGTGTATCCAATGCCAGCAAATGGTATTATCAATATCAGCCAAGAAACCATGTCATATAACAAAGTATTGATGATGGACATGGCAGGAAATGTTGTTAAAACAAAATCTCTTTCTGCTTTAACAGAAGAGCTTACATTGCAAAATGTTTCCCGTGGTGTCTACATGCTTGAGCTTACAGGTGCTAATGGTATTGAACATGTAAGAGTTGTAGTTGAATAA
- a CDS encoding Ig-like domain-containing protein, whose amino-acid sequence MNRKNCSIWILINILFVQFSNAQPPGASANWKLVFEDNFDGTKLDQSKWGYNYPWGNTHNHRAYMTDSMVTLKDGILSLKAINKRHPKAPAGTEKYPDFGYLSFDYTSGAIHSKGKFETTYGYIEGRFKAPSTPGTWPAFWTLNADGAWPPEIDILEIPDDRKVHHYYYHYGPDWQNEKSFGTTHSGPDKSQAFHTYGVEWGPTYMKFYFDGQLLNSYTNRSEAAQGKNMYMIINLAVDGWAPTPPANAQWPALYQCDWVRVWKANESANFDFETGSLSPWGPWNNATITSDCKRLGNYGVKLSGNPVSIERTVTVEPNTRYVFGGYGKVNTSGETAMFGVKNYGGNQVTKTVSGTSFTKDSVVFSTGSSSTSAIVFWYKQSGTGSACADDFFLYKLNNLPPVITITGPESSQVINAPGELIINANATDPDGSVAKVEFYNGSSLLGTDAASPYSFTLTNLSAGTHIITAKVYDNTGATTVSLPLQISVNSLPIISIIEPTNNSVFNAPASINIKATANDLDGTITSVEFYSGSNLIGTTSQSPYSILWTEANDGKYDIFAIAKDNKGQTSKSNTISVSVSTVSCINASDNNDQLIIFPNPFSSDLKISMERPEKILSVRLFNSEGKEIFFTKDIQVNELSIGSELLPGVYYLNLITETHCYTRNIFKK is encoded by the coding sequence ATGAACAGGAAAAACTGCTCCATATGGATTTTAATTAATATTTTATTCGTCCAGTTTTCAAATGCTCAACCACCCGGTGCTTCAGCCAACTGGAAGCTGGTATTTGAAGATAATTTTGACGGTACAAAGTTGGATCAATCCAAATGGGGCTATAATTATCCTTGGGGAAATACGCATAACCACAGGGCCTATATGACAGACTCCATGGTCACTCTCAAAGATGGGATTCTCAGCTTAAAAGCTATAAATAAAAGGCACCCCAAGGCACCTGCAGGAACGGAGAAATACCCTGACTTTGGGTACCTCAGTTTTGACTATACCAGCGGAGCTATTCATTCAAAAGGAAAATTCGAGACTACATATGGATATATTGAAGGAAGATTCAAAGCTCCTTCTACACCAGGAACATGGCCAGCATTCTGGACATTGAATGCCGATGGAGCATGGCCTCCGGAAATTGACATTCTGGAAATTCCTGACGACCGCAAAGTACACCATTACTATTACCACTATGGCCCGGACTGGCAGAATGAGAAATCATTCGGAACCACTCATTCCGGCCCCGACAAATCACAAGCCTTTCACACTTATGGGGTAGAATGGGGCCCTACATACATGAAATTTTATTTCGATGGACAACTACTGAATTCCTATACAAACAGATCAGAAGCTGCACAAGGTAAAAACATGTATATGATAATTAACCTTGCAGTAGATGGATGGGCTCCCACTCCACCTGCGAATGCACAATGGCCAGCCTTATACCAGTGCGACTGGGTAAGAGTATGGAAGGCAAATGAATCGGCAAACTTTGATTTTGAAACCGGTAGCCTTTCCCCCTGGGGCCCTTGGAATAATGCGACTATAACCTCCGATTGCAAAAGGTTAGGCAATTATGGTGTAAAGCTTTCAGGAAATCCTGTCAGCATTGAACGAACAGTTACAGTAGAGCCTAATACCAGATATGTTTTCGGAGGATATGGAAAAGTAAATACCTCAGGAGAAACAGCAATGTTTGGGGTCAAGAACTATGGCGGAAATCAGGTTACCAAAACTGTAAGTGGTACATCATTTACTAAAGATTCTGTTGTTTTCTCTACAGGAAGTTCCAGTACAAGTGCTATTGTATTCTGGTATAAACAATCTGGCACAGGAAGCGCCTGCGCTGATGATTTTTTTCTTTACAAGTTAAATAATCTTCCACCGGTTATAACTATAACAGGTCCAGAAAGCAGTCAGGTCATCAATGCTCCCGGAGAATTGATTATAAATGCCAATGCAACAGACCCTGATGGCTCAGTTGCAAAAGTTGAATTCTATAATGGATCTTCCCTGCTGGGAACAGATGCCGCCTCACCTTATAGTTTTACATTAACCAATTTATCTGCCGGAACTCACATCATCACAGCAAAGGTATATGATAACACAGGCGCAACTACAGTTTCATTACCTCTTCAAATCAGTGTTAACTCCTTGCCTATAATTTCGATTATAGAACCAACTAATAATAGTGTTTTCAATGCTCCTGCTTCAATCAATATTAAGGCAACTGCTAATGACCTTGACGGTACTATTACCAGTGTTGAGTTTTACAGCGGAAGCAATTTAATAGGCACAACATCCCAATCTCCTTATTCAATACTTTGGACTGAAGCTAATGATGGGAAATATGATATTTTTGCCATTGCAAAAGACAATAAAGGCCAGACATCGAAATCCAATACGATTTCTGTTTCAGTAAGTACTGTAAGCTGCATCAATGCCTCGGATAATAATGATCAGTTGATCATCTTTCCAAATCCATTTTCATCCGATTTAAAAATATCGATGGAAAGACCTGAGAAAATTTTAAGTGTAAGGTTATTTAATTCAGAAGGAAAAGAAATTTTCTTTACCAAAGACATTCAGGTAAATGAATTAAGTATAGGTAGCGAACTTCTTCCAGGTGTATACTATTTAAATTTGATAACCGAAACTCACTGCTATACAAGAAATATATTTAAAAAGTAA
- a CDS encoding 5' nucleotidase, NT5C type, translated as MNIRKTIAIDMDNVIADVESHYIEWYEKENDFRVDRKSLSGVPETEALPDKTAVMRYLFTPGFFRTIPVMKGAKEALQTLSENYEIFIVSAAMQFPQSLSEKYEWLAEHFPAINWKNIVLCGDKSVINTDYMIDDHIKNLDYFKGKPLLFTASHNVHVRHHVRLNNWNEALSYFENELKTQVD; from the coding sequence ATGAATATCAGGAAAACTATCGCAATTGACATGGATAATGTTATTGCTGATGTTGAGTCCCATTACATTGAGTGGTATGAAAAAGAAAATGACTTTCGGGTTGACAGAAAATCTTTGAGCGGAGTACCAGAAACAGAAGCCTTGCCGGATAAAACAGCAGTAATGAGATACTTATTTACTCCCGGTTTTTTCCGCACAATACCCGTTATGAAAGGGGCAAAAGAAGCATTACAAACCCTTTCAGAAAATTATGAAATATTCATTGTTTCAGCGGCAATGCAGTTCCCTCAGTCTTTAAGCGAAAAATACGAATGGCTTGCAGAACATTTTCCTGCTATAAACTGGAAGAACATCGTATTGTGTGGAGATAAATCTGTTATAAATACAGATTATATGATTGATGATCATATAAAGAACCTGGATTACTTTAAAGGTAAACCATTACTTTTTACCGCAAGTCATAATGTCCATGTCAGGCACCATGTCAGGCTGAACAACTGGAATGAAGCTTTGAGTTATTTTGAAAATGAACTAAAAACACAGGTTGATTAA
- a CDS encoding MFS transporter gives MKNSEDLVASKEAVQSTVMVILLGISFSHMLNDTIQSLIPSIYPLVKNSLHLSFAQLGLITLTFQLTSSVLQPFVGYYTDLNPKPNSLAIGMGFTLIGLILLSLSSTYPMILVSVGLVGVGSAIFHPEASRLAYMASGGKRGFAQSLFQVGGNAGSAIGPLLAASIIVPYGQSKIIWFSLIALVAIIVLFNLGIWYKNNGLIRIKKQKNESEARSLPKWTVIFSLGILIMLIFSKYFYMASMSSYFTFYLINKFHVSIQTAQVYLFIFLVSVAAGTLIGGPVGDKIGRKYVIWISILGVAPFTLLLPYANLHWTAVLISCIGLILSSAFSAILVYAQELVPGKVGMISGLFFGLAFAMGGIGSAILGKLIDISGIEYVFQLCSFLPLIGLITAFLPNLEKK, from the coding sequence ATGAAAAATTCAGAAGATTTAGTTGCTTCAAAAGAAGCTGTGCAAAGCACTGTAATGGTGATTTTGTTAGGAATCAGTTTTTCCCACATGTTAAATGATACCATTCAATCTCTGATTCCCTCTATTTATCCTCTTGTGAAAAACTCCCTTCATCTTAGTTTTGCTCAGCTGGGGCTCATTACACTTACATTTCAGCTTACTTCATCTGTTTTACAACCATTTGTAGGCTATTACACGGATCTTAATCCTAAGCCTAATTCACTGGCTATTGGTATGGGATTCACTCTTATTGGTCTTATTTTATTGTCTCTTTCTTCTACTTATCCTATGATCCTGGTATCAGTAGGCCTTGTGGGAGTGGGTTCTGCCATATTTCACCCGGAAGCATCAAGGTTGGCCTATATGGCATCCGGAGGAAAGAGGGGCTTTGCTCAATCTCTGTTTCAGGTTGGAGGAAATGCAGGTAGTGCGATTGGTCCTTTGCTAGCGGCATCTATCATTGTGCCTTATGGGCAATCCAAGATTATTTGGTTTTCTCTTATTGCTTTGGTTGCAATTATCGTTTTGTTTAACCTTGGTATATGGTACAAAAATAACGGCCTTATAAGAATAAAGAAGCAGAAAAATGAGTCTGAAGCCAGGTCTTTGCCAAAGTGGACTGTCATATTTTCTTTGGGAATACTGATTATGTTAATCTTTTCAAAGTACTTCTATATGGCAAGTATGAGTAGTTACTTTACCTTTTATCTGATAAACAAATTTCACGTGTCTATACAGACGGCGCAAGTATATTTGTTCATTTTCCTTGTATCTGTAGCAGCAGGTACTTTGATTGGGGGACCTGTTGGTGATAAGATAGGCCGTAAATATGTAATCTGGATCTCAATACTTGGAGTGGCTCCTTTTACATTATTATTACCTTATGCAAATCTGCACTGGACCGCAGTGCTGATCAGCTGCATCGGTTTAATATTGTCTTCCGCTTTCTCCGCTATTCTTGTATATGCACAGGAATTAGTTCCTGGAAAAGTGGGGATGATCTCAGGCCTGTTCTTCGGACTGGCATTTGCAATGGGAGGAATAGGCTCAGCGATCCTTGGAAAACTTATAGATATCTCAGGTATCGAATATGTCTTCCAGTTATGCTCGTTTCTTCCGCTGATTGGGCTTATTACAGCATTTTTGCCTAATCTGGAAAAGAAATAG
- a CDS encoding FadR/GntR family transcriptional regulator: MMSIPTPIKRQNLAEEVVNLLKQKISSGEYMEGQKLPSEPELMQLFGVGRSTIREAVRILANTGMVRVQQGAGTFVESHPVIAEPLSKRLQRENGNDLNEVRQLLELKIAEKAALFRSDKDIEKMKFFLDQRKEAAFANNTERCIETDINFHISIAEASQNDILADLYKTFTTEMKKSFQESYVNTESFLETQSMHEALLQSIIGKDSQKAWYWAAYITNQCK; the protein is encoded by the coding sequence ATGATGAGTATTCCCACACCAATAAAACGCCAAAACCTTGCAGAGGAAGTTGTAAACCTTCTGAAGCAAAAAATCAGTTCCGGTGAGTATATGGAGGGGCAAAAATTGCCTTCAGAACCGGAGTTGATGCAGCTATTTGGGGTAGGCAGGTCTACAATCAGAGAAGCAGTGCGGATATTGGCAAATACGGGAATGGTCAGAGTGCAGCAGGGAGCAGGAACATTTGTAGAAAGCCATCCTGTTATTGCAGAGCCTTTATCAAAGAGGCTTCAAAGAGAAAATGGAAATGACCTGAATGAGGTTCGGCAGTTATTAGAATTGAAAATCGCTGAAAAAGCAGCCTTGTTTCGGTCTGATAAGGATATTGAAAAAATGAAATTTTTCCTGGATCAAAGAAAGGAAGCTGCTTTCGCAAACAATACAGAAAGGTGTATAGAAACTGATATCAACTTTCATATAAGCATTGCAGAAGCCAGTCAAAACGATATTCTGGCTGATTTATACAAGACTTTTACCACGGAGATGAAAAAGTCTTTTCAGGAGTCTTATGTAAATACGGAGTCATTCCTGGAAACTCAATCTATGCATGAAGCGCTTCTGCAGTCAATTATTGGTAAGGATTCTCAAAAGGCCTGGTACTGGGCAGCTTATATTACTAATCAGTGCAAATAA
- a CDS encoding carboxypeptidase-like regulatory domain-containing protein yields the protein MQKSIIYLFVLILLGNMNVGACPVSVSGIVLDAITKEPLLYANIEIQGKSRGTVSNSEGRFILDTEELTPDDTVVFSYVGYETIKVRLEGLMKSGEVLMPQASGLLKEIQIIAQKLSVEEILKKVKDNFNKNHRASFDKKHLFFHSYERTPFNKDNQLVLKKSDFVGLDKAIFNELFKKIPSEVVEYEDIIVNLYGNGTSYKLIPEKAISLEDGSQKSLLKEFEDKLDAFFSDIEKSRENEDIYYKIRTGILSKKIDNEGTDEPTWTTNKNDTLNYTVNTNLVKSEIIYLLKEYTLAESKNWEFINSIRKYNYRMDDITIVDEEPVYKIHFIPQKHGLFEGTMYISTSSFAVLKLDFAFAKGKKSENFKLLGVGHSMNFKEAHIIFQKGKTAYFPKFISVKQNEFASIDRSFSITKKEKRFFIDKELSEMKLDVELSFNSESKWELLAMDAEDIDESTYNRIIQPSTMKFKKEFAYNSEMWKNRTILVPSSELKKYQNK from the coding sequence ATGCAAAAAAGCATCATTTATTTATTTGTATTGATTCTTTTGGGTAATATGAATGTTGGAGCATGTCCGGTATCAGTTTCCGGTATTGTTCTGGACGCTATTACCAAAGAACCTCTGCTTTATGCAAATATTGAAATACAGGGTAAATCACGAGGCACTGTCTCCAATAGCGAAGGACGATTTATACTTGATACTGAAGAGCTAACACCTGATGATACTGTAGTTTTTTCATATGTAGGCTATGAAACCATCAAAGTCAGGTTGGAGGGATTAATGAAATCTGGTGAAGTATTGATGCCCCAGGCCTCAGGGCTTCTTAAAGAGATTCAGATTATTGCCCAAAAATTATCAGTCGAAGAAATATTAAAAAAAGTAAAAGATAATTTTAATAAGAATCATCGGGCATCTTTTGATAAAAAGCATTTGTTTTTTCATAGTTATGAAAGAACGCCTTTTAACAAAGATAATCAACTGGTTTTGAAAAAATCCGACTTTGTGGGTTTGGACAAAGCTATTTTTAATGAGCTATTTAAAAAGATTCCTTCAGAGGTTGTAGAATATGAAGATATTATAGTAAACCTATATGGAAATGGAACGAGTTATAAGTTGATTCCTGAAAAGGCGATCTCTCTTGAAGATGGCTCTCAGAAATCTCTTCTTAAAGAGTTTGAAGACAAACTGGATGCCTTTTTCAGCGATATTGAAAAGAGCAGGGAAAATGAAGATATCTATTATAAAATCAGAACAGGAATCTTAAGTAAAAAAATTGATAATGAAGGGACTGATGAGCCCACCTGGACTACAAATAAAAATGACACTCTCAACTATACAGTAAATACAAATCTTGTAAAAAGCGAAATTATATACCTGTTAAAGGAGTATACCTTAGCTGAAAGTAAAAACTGGGAATTTATAAATAGTATCAGGAAGTACAACTATAGAATGGATGACATCACTATTGTAGATGAAGAGCCTGTATACAAAATTCATTTTATTCCTCAGAAACATGGGCTATTTGAAGGGACAATGTATATTTCAACTTCTTCATTTGCTGTATTAAAGTTAGATTTTGCTTTTGCAAAAGGTAAGAAGAGTGAGAATTTTAAATTACTTGGAGTAGGCCACTCTATGAATTTTAAAGAGGCTCATATTATTTTTCAAAAAGGTAAAACTGCATATTTCCCCAAATTCATTAGTGTAAAACAAAATGAATTCGCATCTATTGACAGGAGCTTTTCGATTACTAAAAAGGAAAAAAGATTTTTCATAGATAAGGAATTAAGTGAAATGAAATTAGACGTGGAGTTGTCTTTTAACTCCGAAAGTAAATGGGAGCTGCTTGCAATGGATGCGGAGGATATTGATGAATCCACATACAATCGAATAATACAACCTTCTACCATGAAGTTTAAAAAAGAATTTGCCTATAATTCTGAAATGTGGAAGAATAGGACTATTCTGGTGCCTTCTTCAGAATTAAAGAAGTATCAAAATAAATGA
- a CDS encoding cation:proton antiporter: MVHLPPLISDLGLILGAAGLITLIFKRIKQPLVLGYIIAGLLVGQHISIFPSITDQENIEIWAEIGVIFLLFTLGLEFSFKKLAKVGGAASITAAMEVIVMLALGYGTGKLLGWSSMDSIFLGGILSVSSTTIIIRAFEELDVKTQQFAILVFGVLIVEDLVAILLLVLLSTLALSQNFSGAEMLISVLKLAFFLILWFIGGIFLIPTFLKKTRKLMNDETLLIVSIALCLIMVMLATKVGFSPALGAFIMGSILAETVQGEKIEHLVKSVKDLFGAIFFVSVGMLIDPDMLIQNIGPVLLITLITVVGKLFSTSTGALISGQSLKASVQTGMSLSQIGEFSFIIATLGLTLKVTSDFLYPIAVAVSAITTFTTPYLIRYSSGLYEFIEKKLPSAWIKKLNKYSSTAQVITTTSDWKIYLHSYIYNIVIQSVCIISIFFVSTRYLLPFVRSHVSNILFSDFVAAGFGLLLAAPFIWALSVRRIQENAFSNLWHNENVSRGPLIALNLFRVVLGLFFTVLLVIQFISDPYLLILVIVIITFLNSLFSKKIQKMYSRIERRFLTNLNERETEALHKDKIRPDIVPWDAHLVELKVSPESSFVGQNLFDLGIREKFGVNVAMIERGRHTIANPGRDEKLYPGDEVMVIGTDDQLAKLKPFIELSEENRPPVQKETMTLQKVTINSNSPLKGITIRSSGMREKAKALVVGLERDGERILNPDSSMQFEEEDIVWIVANPKRLQDFILQL; encoded by the coding sequence ATGGTACACTTACCTCCACTCATTTCAGATTTAGGGCTGATACTCGGTGCGGCCGGCCTAATTACTTTAATTTTTAAAAGAATTAAACAACCACTTGTACTTGGTTACATAATAGCTGGTTTGTTAGTAGGTCAGCATATTTCTATTTTCCCAAGCATTACAGATCAGGAAAATATTGAAATCTGGGCTGAGATTGGTGTTATATTTCTGCTTTTTACTCTTGGACTTGAATTCAGCTTTAAAAAACTGGCCAAAGTAGGAGGGGCGGCTTCTATTACTGCTGCCATGGAGGTTATTGTTATGCTTGCGTTGGGTTATGGCACCGGTAAATTGCTTGGCTGGTCGAGCATGGATAGCATATTTCTTGGGGGAATTTTGTCTGTTTCCTCTACAACCATTATAATTAGGGCATTTGAAGAATTAGATGTAAAGACACAACAGTTTGCAATACTCGTCTTCGGTGTGCTTATTGTAGAGGATCTGGTTGCAATTCTACTACTTGTACTCTTGTCAACTCTGGCTCTGAGTCAGAATTTTTCCGGAGCAGAAATGCTTATCTCTGTATTGAAACTGGCCTTCTTCCTGATTTTATGGTTTATAGGAGGGATATTCCTTATTCCTACATTTCTCAAAAAAACCAGGAAATTAATGAATGATGAGACACTGCTGATAGTCTCCATTGCTCTTTGTCTGATTATGGTAATGTTAGCTACCAAAGTTGGCTTTTCACCAGCTTTGGGAGCGTTTATTATGGGGTCTATACTTGCTGAAACTGTTCAGGGAGAAAAAATTGAACATCTCGTAAAGTCTGTTAAGGATTTATTCGGTGCAATATTCTTCGTCTCAGTAGGCATGCTAATCGATCCAGATATGTTGATTCAGAATATCGGTCCTGTTTTATTGATTACTTTAATAACAGTAGTAGGAAAACTATTCAGTACCTCAACCGGCGCATTGATTTCCGGTCAATCATTAAAAGCCTCAGTGCAGACAGGCATGAGTCTTTCTCAGATAGGTGAATTTTCGTTTATCATTGCAACATTGGGTCTTACATTGAAAGTTACGAGTGATTTTCTTTATCCAATAGCTGTTGCGGTATCAGCGATAACTACATTCACAACTCCTTATCTGATTCGATATTCATCAGGGCTGTACGAGTTCATTGAAAAAAAACTTCCTTCTGCCTGGATCAAAAAACTTAACAAATACAGCTCTACTGCCCAGGTAATCACTACAACCAGCGATTGGAAAATATATCTCCATTCCTATATTTATAATATTGTTATTCAGTCAGTTTGTATCATATCTATATTCTTTGTTTCTACCAGATACCTATTGCCTTTTGTCAGAAGCCATGTTAGTAATATTTTATTTTCGGATTTTGTAGCTGCAGGTTTTGGATTGCTACTCGCTGCCCCTTTTATATGGGCGTTATCAGTAAGGAGGATTCAGGAAAATGCATTTTCCAATTTATGGCATAACGAGAATGTGAGCCGCGGCCCACTCATTGCATTGAATCTGTTCAGAGTTGTACTGGGGCTGTTTTTTACTGTTTTATTAGTGATTCAGTTTATCTCCGATCCTTATTTGCTAATACTAGTAATTGTAATTATTACTTTCTTGAATAGCTTATTTTCTAAAAAAATTCAAAAGATGTACAGTCGGATAGAGAGACGTTTTCTGACAAACCTGAACGAAAGAGAAACAGAAGCATTGCATAAAGATAAAATCAGACCGGATATAGTTCCTTGGGATGCTCACCTGGTGGAGTTAAAAGTTTCTCCCGAATCCTCTTTTGTAGGACAGAATCTCTTTGATCTTGGGATTAGAGAAAAGTTCGGTGTTAACGTTGCCATGATAGAAAGAGGAAGGCATACAATTGCTAATCCTGGCAGAGATGAAAAGTTGTATCCTGGAGATGAGGTGATGGTTATCGGAACAGATGATCAGCTGGCCAAATTAAAGCCATTCATAGAGCTTTCTGAAGAAAACAGACCTCCTGTTCAAAAGGAAACTATGACGCTGCAAAAGGTTACTATTAATTCTAATTCGCCTCTTAAAGGGATTACCATACGCTCCTCAGGTATGAGAGAAAAGGCTAAAGCACTTGTGGTTGGCCTGGAAAGAGATGGTGAAAGGATTTTGAATCCTGATTCATCCATGCAATTTGAAGAAGAAGACATTGTCTGGATTGTGGCCAATCCGAAAAGATTACAGGATTTTATATTGCAATTGTAA